Proteins encoded by one window of Octopus bimaculoides isolate UCB-OBI-ISO-001 chromosome 4, ASM119413v2, whole genome shotgun sequence:
- the LOC106880275 gene encoding kielin/chordin-like protein, whose translation MFRFLLLILAAISSVSCLKGKCMHNGQERQGIFRTECNICVCLKNGKALCTNNQCDYGQGSTCIYQGKHYRTGQTFQQSCKTCTCKPSGQVVCSGNDCNKTCTYKGKQYKKGDEFQDDCKRCKCLSTGYTECINTSCQCKYDGKDYKYGETFKVDCKTCICQTTGTVKCNNDRCECYYNNVRYQSGQNFTDGCNTCKCLSNGTIKCTEKTCKCYYRGKLFNVGDRFTEGCSTCYCQKNGQVKCKDNVCQCTYKGQIYVTGQKFKDDCNDCECKDDGNVKCDQNPCRCTYKYKVYEFGAQFKDGCETCTCKTNGNVKCIRDNCQCTYKGQIYVTGQKFKDDCNDCECKDDGNVKCD comes from the coding sequence GAAAATGTATGCATAATGGACAAGAACGTCAAGGAATATTCCGAACTGAAtgcaatatttgtgtatgtttaaaaaatgGCAAAGCATTGTGTACGAATAATCAATGTGATTACGGACAGGGATCTACTTGTATCTATCAAGGTAAACATTATAGGACAGGACAGACATTTCAACAATCATGTAAAACATGTACATGCAAACCTAGTGGTCAGGTAGTTTGCAGCGGCAATGATTGTAAtaaaacatgcacatataaaggGAAGCAATACAAAAAAGGCGATGAATTTCAAGACGACTGTAAAAGATGTAAATGTCTTTCTACTGGCTACACTGAATGTATCAATACCTCCTGTCAATGCAAATATGATGGTAAAGACTACAAATATGGAGAGACTTTCAAAGTTGATTGTAAGACATGTATTTGTCAAACTACAGGAACAGTGAAGTGTAACAACGACAGATGTGAATGTTATTACAATAATGTGCGATATCAAAGTGGACAAAATTTCACTGATGGCTGCAACACATGCAAATGTCTAAGTAACGGAACAATTAAGTGTACTGAAAAAACTTGTAAATGTTATTACAGAGGAAAACTATTTAATGTAGGCGACAGATTTACAGAAGGTTGTAGCACTTGTTATTGTCAAAAGAACGGGCAAGTTAAATGTAAAGACAACGTCTGTCAATGCACGTACAAGGGACAAATTTATGTTACTGGACAAAAATTTAAAGACGATTGTAATGATTGTGAATGTAAAGATGATGGAAACGTAAAATGTGATCAGAATCCATGTCGATGTACTTACAAGTATAAGGTTTATGAATTCGGAGCACAGTTCAAAGATGGCTGTGAAACTTGTACTTGTAAAACAAACGGTAATGTGAAATGTATAAGGGACAACTGTCAATGCACATACAAGGGACAAATTTATGTTACTGGACAAAAATTTAAAGACGATTGTAATGATTGTGAATGTAAAGATGATGGAAACGTAAAATGTGAT
- the LOC128247659 gene encoding kielin/chordin-like protein, translated as YKGQIYVTGQKFKDDCNDCECKDDGNVKCDQNPCRCTYKYKVYEFGAQFKDGCETCTCKTNGNVKCIRDSCQCTYKGQIYVTGQEFKDDCNDCECKDDGNVKCDQIPCPCTYKNMVYAIGAQFKDGCGSCTCKTNGNVDCIRDNCRCTYKGQIYVSGQKFKDDCNDCECKDDGSVKCDQNPCRCTYKNMIYAIGAQFKDGCGSCTCKTNGNVDCIRDNCQCTHKGQIYIIGQKFKDDCNDCECKDDGNVKCDQIPCRCTYKNMVYAIGAQFKDGCGSCTCKTNGNVDCIRDSCQCTYKGKTYDVGQTFNDVCNQCVCLGGYNIRCTQNTCRCFYKNREYNYGMQFKDDCNTCTCKTNGVVTCSKNDCFCTYKGKRFLHNQVFNDDCNQCVCLDNYVMHCTRNKCNCTYKNVVYKIGEEFRDGCSICTCKTNGILDCSKNGCQCTYKGKTYVTGQKFKDDCNECECKDGGNVKCDQNPCRCTYKNMVYAIGTQFKDGCGTCTCKTNGNVDCIRDNCRCAYKGQIYITGQKFKDDCNNCECKDDGNVKCDQNPCRCTYKNMVYAIGAQFKDGCGSCTCKTNGNVDCIRDSCQCTYKGQIYVIGQKFKDDCNDCECKDDGTVKCDQNPCQCTYKNMIYAIGAQFKDGCGSCTCKTNGNVDCIRDNCQCTYKGQIYVIGQKFKDDCNDCECKDDGNVKCDQNPCRCTYKYKVYEFGAQFKDGCETCTCKTNGNVKCIRDNCQCTYKGQIYVTGQKFKDDCNDCECKDDGNVKCDQNPCRCTYKYKVYEFGAQFKDGCETCTCKTNGNVKCIRDNCQCTYKGQIYVTGQKFKDDCNDCECKDDGNVKCDQIPCRCTYKDMVYAIGAQFKDGCEFCTCKTNGNVDCIRDNCRCTYKGQIYATGQEFDDGCKKCKCSIGGFVKCSNASCTCSFNGLLYQPGQSFQYGCNTCRCSTVGSVSCSQLQCQNCIYKNKTYDFGAVFYDACNRCNCSIDGTVDCEKKLCPVNCTHNGKSYSIGDTFQVSCNTCKCAPSGIAVCTRKACPSVCQYYGKSHNHGDMFASRDKCNICFCNNGITHCTRRVCYH; from the coding sequence TACAAGGGACAAATTTATGTTACTGGACAAAAATTTAAAGACGATTGTAATGATTGTGAATGTAAAGATGATGGAAACGTAAAATGTGATCAGAATCCATGTCGATGTACTTACAAGTATAAGGTTTATGAATTCGGAGCACAGTTCAAAGATGGCTGTGAAACTTGTACTTGTAAAACAAACGGTAATGTGAAATGTATAAGAGACAGCTGTCAATGCACATACAAGGGACAAATTTATGTTACTGGACAAGAATTTAAAGACGATTGCAATGATTGTGAATGTAAAGATGATGGAAACGTAAAATGTGATCAGATTCCATGTCCATGTACTTACAAAAATATGGTCTATGCAATCGGAGCACAGTTCAAAGATGGCTGCGGATCGTGTACTTGTAAAACTAATGGTAATGTTGATTGTATAAGGGACAACTGTCGATGCACATATAAAGGACAAATATACGTAAGTGGACAAAAATTTAAAGACGATTGTAATGATTGTGAATGTAAAGATGATGGAAGCGTAAAATGTGATCAGAATCCATGTCGATGTACTTACAAAAATATGATCTATGCAATCGGAGCACAGTTCAAAGATGGCTGCGGATCGTGTACTTGTAAAACTAATGGTAATGTTGATTGTATAAGGGACAACTGTCAATGCACACACAAaggacaaatatacataattgGTCAAAAATTTAAAGACGATTGTAATGATTGTGAATGTAAAGATGATGGAAACGTAAAATGTGATCAGATTCCCTGTCGATGTACTTACAAAAATATGGTTTATGCAATCGGAGCACAGTTCAAAGATGGCTGCGGATCTTGTACCTGTAAAACTAATGGTAATGTTGATTGTATAAGGGACAGCTGTCAATGCACATACAAAGGAAAAACATATGATGTTGGGCAAACTTTTAATGATGTATGCAATCAATGTGTATGCTTAGGTGGTTACAACATACGTTGTACTCAAAATACATGCAGATGCTTTTATAAAAATCGGGAATATAATTATGGGATGCAGTTTAAAGATGACTGcaatacatgcacatgcaagaCTAACGGGGTTGTCACCTGTTCAAAAAATGATTGCTTCTGCACATATAAAGGAAAGCGTTTTTTGCATAATCAAGTATTTAATGATGATTGTAACCAATGCGTATGCTTAGATAATTATGTAATGCATTGCACCAGAAATAAGTGTAACTGTACGTACAAAAATGTGGTTTACAAAATCGGAGAAGAGTTTAGAGACGGCTGTAGCATTTGTACTTGTAAAACTAATGGCATTCTTGATTGTTCAAAGAACGGCTGTCAATGCACATACAAAGGGAAAACTTATGTAACTGGACAGAAATTTAAAGACGATTGTAATGAATGCGAATGTAAAGATGGTGGAAATGTAAAATGTGATCAGAATCCATGTCGCTGTACTTACAAAAATATGGTTTATGCAATCGGAACACAGTTCAAAGATGGCTGCGGAACTTGTACTTGTAAAACTAATGGTAATGTTGATTGTATAAGGGACAACTGTCGATGCGCTTATAAAGGACAAATATACATAACTGGACAAAAATTTAAAGACGATTGCAATAATTGTGAATGTAAAGATGATGGAAATGTAAAATGTGATCAGAATCCATGTCGATGTACTTACAAAAATATGGTCTATGCAATCGGAGCACAGTTCAAAGATGGCTGCGGATCTTGTACCTGTAAAACTAATGGTAATGTTGATTGTATAAGGGACAGCTGTCAATGCACATATAAAGGACAAATATACGTAATTGGTCAAAAATTTAAAGACGATTGCAATGATTGTGAATGTAAAGATGATGGAACTGTAAAATGTGATCAGAATCCATGTCAATGTACTTACAAAAATATGATCTATGCAATCGGAGCACAGTTCAAAGATGGCTGCGGATCGTGTACTTGTAAAACTAATGGTAATGTTGATTGTATAAGGGACAACTGTCAATGCACATATAAAGGACAAATATACGTAATTGGTCAAAAATTTAAAGACGATTGTAATGATTGTGAATGTAAAGATGATGGAAACGTAAAATGTGATCAGAATCCATGTCGATGTACTTACAAGTATAAGGTTTATGAATTCGGAGCACAGTTCAAAGATGGCTGTGAAACTTGTACTTGTAAAACAAACGGTAATGTGAAATGTATAAGGGACAACTGTCAATGCACATACAAGGGACAAATTTATGTTACTGGACAAAAATTTAAAGACGATTGTAATGATTGTGAATGTAAAGATGATGGAAACGTAAAATGTGATCAGAATCCATGTCGATGTACTTACAAGTATAAGGTTTATGAATTCGGAGCACAGTTCAAAGATGGCTGTGAAACTTGTACTTGTAAAACAAACGGTAATGTGAAATGTATAAGGGACAACTGTCAATGCACATATAAGGGACAAATTTATGTTACTGGACAAAAATTTAAAGACGATTGCAATGATTGTGAATGTAAAGATGATGGAAACGTAAAATGTGATCAGATTCCATGCCGATGTACTTACAAAGATATGGTTTATGCAATCGGAGCACAGTTCAAAGATGGCTGCGAGTTTTGTACCTGTAAAACTAATGGTAATGTTGATTGTATAAGGGACAACTGTCGATGCACATACAAAGGACAAATTTATGCTACCGGGCAAGAGTTTGACGATGGTTGTAAGAAATGTAAATGTTCAATCGGAGGTTTTGTAAAGTGTTCGAATGCATCATGTACGTGTAGTTTCAATGGACTGTTGTACCAGCCAGGGCAGTCCTTTCAATACGGTTGCAATACTTGCAGATGTAGCACCGTCGGTTCTGTAAGTTGCTCGCAGCTGCAGTGTCAGaactgcatatataaaaataaaacttatgatTTCGGTGCAGTTTTTTATGATGCCTGCAATAGATGTAACTGTTCTATTGATGGTACCGTGGATTGTGAGAAGAAATTATGCCCAGTAAATTGCACGCATAACGGTAAATCGTATTCCATCGGTGATACATTTCAAGTTTCCTGCAACACCTGTAAGTGTGCACCGTCGGGTATTGCAGTTTGTACGCGGAAAGCCTGCCCCTCGGTGTGCCAGTATTATGGAAAATCCCACAACCACGGAGACATGTTTGCTTCACGAGacaaatgtaatatttgtttttgtaataatgGTATTACCCATTGTACGAGACGTGTTTGTTATCATTAG